Part of the Chloracidobacterium thermophilum B genome is shown below.
TTTGAATTGCCCGGCCTGGCTTCATCCACCCGCCAGGCGGTGAGTTGACAGGCAATCTGGAACCGTTACAATCGGCATGCTGCGCTTCCTGTTCAGCTTTGGTAAGTCCTTAGCGAAGTTGAACTTGAAGCAAGCTGCCAAGCTGTGCGCGAAACCTTTGACCGGACATCCGCCGCACAGCCGCCCCCACCACATTCGACACGAAGGGCATTGTGCCGATGAAGCAGCACCGCAGATCACGCCGAGGTGGTAATCACGGCAACAACCAGAATGGCAATGTTGCCAAAAGCTCCAAGGGAAAACGCCCCGGACAACCAAATCAGAATGGGTTGCCCCAGTATGCCGATGAGGTGTACGAATCCGCTGTCGCCCCACAGTCACCAGCCGAACTTGAAGCCTACCTGGCAATGCAGATGCGCCGTCTCATCCATGCCCGTCAGGAGCAGGAACGGGCGCTGCGCCAGATTCGGGCCCTGGGCGAGCAACTCGCGCAGGAAGGCACGCCGCCACAGGTCCAGGAGCAGTACGCGCAGGCCGTTGCTCTTTGGCAATCGTCCCGTCGCAATGGAGTGAGCGCCCGGCAAAAGCTGCTCTTTGCCATGTCTGAAAAGCTTATGATTGACACCAATCAGCCATGACGGACGTTGGGACCTCCCCGCCAGCCACGCTTGACGAATCGCTTGTCAACCGTATCCACGAGTTGGCCCGCGCCCTTGGCGTTCCTTCCGATTCGTTTCTGTTCTCCGATTTTGCCGTGGTGGATGCTGACCTGCTGCGCCAGATCGCTGATGGTTTGACCTTGGCTTTCGTGACGCACTGCTACCACCACCATCCCCGTGGGGAGAATGTCTATGAGCTGATGGCGCTGGAAGAAAAAACCGCTCCCAACACACCGGAAGCGGCCGCGCTCGAAGCCCGTATCGAGGAAGCCGCCGCTGCCCAGATTCCCTTTGTGGTGAGTGTCAATCGCCTGCTCGAAGACTACTACCGCATCCGCTGTCAGATTGAGGCGCACCTGAGCGCGCTGTAGCTGTAGGGTGCCACGACTGAAAGGCACCACCGGGCCCGGTTGGACTTCGGCTAGGTTTTGCCGAGATGCGAATCCAGCCACCAGCCGCCCAGCGCCGCGACGCCCACTGCGGCCCCACACGCCAGGATGGTTATCGTTGTGGAAAGGCGGCTGGCGATGGCACCCGCTGCCAGTCCTCCCAAGGCGTATCCTCCTTGGAACGTCACCAGAAAGAGGCTCATCACACGCCCGCGCACTTCGTCCACCAGACCAAACTGGACGAGCGCCGTCAGTTGGCTCAGCAGGGCAATCAGCGTTCCGCCAGTAGCCACGATGGCCAGCGCCCCGGTGTGTGGCGAGGGCATCAGGGCAAAGATGCACAGTGCGGTGCCCGTCGCACCCGTCAGAAAGAGTGCCCGCCGTCCGCCGCCGACCGGTTTCGGACGCTGTGCAATGTAGAGCGAGCCAAGCACTGTTCCCAGTCCGTAAAGCCCAAGCAGCACGGTGTAGAGCCACGCCGGGCCATTCCAGGCTTCCCGTACGTGACTGGGCAGCAGCACCGGCACACAACCTCCGAAGAACGTGGCCACAAAGCACAGGACATAGACTTCGACGAGCCCCGGACGCCGCTTCAGATAGTGGCGCACCTGCCGGGCTTCCTGGGCCAGCGCCTGCCACAGGCTGAGTTCGGCCAGCGGCCGCAGCGGACGGGTAATCCTGGCAAAGGCATCCATCGCCAGGGCTTCTGGCGGGTGCTCCGGCACACGCCCGGCCACTACCAGTAGCAGCACAAAGGACAGACAGTTGGCGGCGTAGCAGGCGGCCGGCCCCAACATCAGCAGAACTCCGCCTGCCGCCAGCGGGCCAACCATGCGCGCCACACTGAGCTGGAGCGAGTTAAGTGCCGTCGCCTGGGGAACTTCGCGGGTGGGCACCAGCCGTGGCAGCAGGGAGACATAGGCCACATTGGCAAAGGCCTGCCCAATGCCGGTTCCAAACGACAGTGCCAGCAACCACCAGACCTTTGGCTGTCCGGTCACAAACAGCAGCGTCCCCCAGGCCGTGCAGAGGATTTGCAACAGGGAAGCCAGCAGAAAAACCCGCCGCCGCTCGAACCGATCCACCACCATGCCGCCGGGAAAGGTCAGCAAAAACAGCGGCGACAACATCAGAAAGGCATTCAGCCCCAGATACCAGGCGCTGCGCGTGGTTTCATAGATGAACCACGCCTGGGCGGTGTTCTGCATCCAGGTCCCGACATTCGACAGCAGGGCCGCTCCCAGCAGCCACGCCAGTGCGCGATGCCGCAACACCTGCCAGCTTCCCGGTGCGGGTGTGTCCTGCTCCTGCGCCCGCAGCAGGTCCTGCATCAGCTCCGGGTCGAGCGCCCGAAAGTTGGTGGTGTCGTGGATGTTGCGCATGGCCGCAGGCTGCCGGGAACCCGCCTACGGAAACCCGGATTACCGGATGATGGCGGTCGTCAGAAGGGGAATGAGTGCTGAAGTGACAAGTGTAGGCAGGCTGCGCATCACGGTTGTTCCAGCCGACCGCAGTTCGGAATGGGGCACGTAAAGCACGTCGTTAGCCTGCAACACCAGGTCTTTCTGTTTCCCGGACTGAATCGCGGCGAGGCTGATCTTGATTTCTTCACGCTCCAGCTTGCCGGGAACCGTCCGGTAGAGGCGAATGTCATTGCGTTTGGCTCCCTCGGCCAGCCCGCTGGCCATAGCAATCGCCTGCGTGACAGTAATCGGGTTGCGTGCCGTAATGGGACCGGGCTTGCGCACATTCCCGGCCAGATAGACGACATCGGCTCGTGGTACGGAAATGATGTCCCCCGGCTGTAACAGAAGGTTGTTTTTGGCATTGCCGGCGATGATGTCATCAATGTTGATGGAAAGAATTTCGACATCCGGTGGCACATCCTCATCTGGCTCCGGTGTCGGTGCGGCTCCCAGTGCCGGCTGGGCTTCTTCCGCCGGTTTTGACACGTAGCGGATGACATTGACAAAGCGGCTGGAGTCTTCGGCAAGCCCCCCTGCCAAGGCAATGACATCGAGCAGGCGCATGGCGCGCCGCAGCGGCTGCCGTCCCGGCGTGCGGACGGCGCCAATCACGGTCACGAGCCGCGAGTTGAATTCCGTCACCGTAACACTGACTTCCGGCTGCCGGAGATACTTCCGCAACTCCTGCCGCAGCAAATCGGCGGCTTCGCTCTCGGTCAGCCCGGCCAACTGCTGTTTGCCAATGAACAGCAGCTCGACGCTGCCGCTGTCGCCCACCCGGAAGCGCCCCGTCAGATCGGGCTGCTTGAACACCTTGATGTCCACGACATCCCCCGGCCCAATCACGTAGTCCCCAGTTGGCGCTGTATAGACCTGGGTGGCCCGCACGGCCGGGCTGGGCATCACCGGCGGAAATGAAGGTGGATTCGGCGCTGTCTCCTGGGCAAAACTGAAGCCGGCCAGCCCCGGCAACGCCAACAACCATAACGCAAGGTAAAGCATGTGTCGTCGGTTCAACATAGCGCCATCCTGAATCAGAATTTTCGATAGAGAGTCAGATAGTGATGCTCACTGTAAAGCATTCTTTTCAGGCATCAAAGCCAGTTTGTTGGGCGTGGCGCTACACTTCGCCACTCGCCACTCACCACTCGCCACTCGCTATTCGCTATTCGCTATTCGCTATTCACTACTCACCACTCGCTACTCACCACTCGCTACTCACTACCCGCCACTCGCTACTCGCCATGACACTCTCAACCATCACCATCGGCATTCTGACCATTTCTGACCGCGCCAGTCAGGGGGTGTATCAGGATGAATCCGGCCCGGCCATTCTGGCCGTGCTGCGCGAGTACATCGCCAACGACTGGACGCCCCTCATGCGCCTTGTGCCCGATGAACAGCCGCTTATCGAGGCCGAACTCCGGCGGCTCACAGACGAAGACGGCTGCTGCCTGGTCGTCACCACCGGCGGCACGGGTCCCGCCCCGCGCGATGTGACGCCGGAAGCCACGGCAGCCGTCTGCGACAAAATGCTGCCCGGCTTCGGCGAACTCATGCGCGCCGTGTCACTTCAGTACGTCCCGACGGCAATTCTTTCGCGGCAGACGGCCGGCATCCGGGGGCGCAGTCTCATCGTCAACCTGCCCGGCAAGCCCAAATCCATCCGGGAGTGCCTGGCTGCTGTGTTTCCGGCGATTCCCTACTGCATTGATCTCATCGGTGGACCTTACATCACGGGCAACCCTGAGCACGTTACCGTGTTTCGTCCGAAGACGTGATCTGATGCGTGCGTTTTGCGCCCTCTGCCGGGCTGTCCGTTGCCACCTGGCCTGGAGCCTGGCGTTACTGCTGTTTTGTGTGTCGGTTGTCGGCGCGCAAAGTGTTCCTTCGGCGGCAGTGGATGCGGCGGCTCCGGCCGATGACCCGACGGCCCCGGATTATGTCAACCGCCTGACCCGCGCCGACTTTGACCGGCTGGCGCGTCTGACCCGCCAGGGCAGAGGGCTGGACGTTCCGGCTGTCATGTTCGTCATTGACCGCGCGGATGGGCGCGTCTATTACGCCAACTCGCGCCGGTTCCGGTTTCACAGCGACTTTGCCCGCGCCACCTACCTGACGCTCGATGCCGGCGATGTCTTTCTGCGCCACAACTACACCAACGAACGCCGGCGGTTCCTGCTCGGCACGGTGACGTTTCAACCCCGGCTGGAACGTTTCACCTACGAGTTCTGGGAAGGTGACCTGCTGACGCCGTCGTTGCTGGCCGAAGCTCACCAACGCCTGACGGCCACCGGCTTTGCCCCGTTGACCTTCAAGGCCAACGCCCGCCGTCACGAGGAAATTGCCGCGCAGCTTCCCGACCTGCCCTGGGTTCGGGCGGAGACCACACTGCCGGAAACGACGTTCCTGGCGCTCAATCCCGGCCGCGCCGTGGGTGTGCTGCGGCTGGTGGAGCAGTTGCCGCCGGCGCAACCCTTTGAGCGCGAAGACATTGTGATCTTCAAGGAA
Proteins encoded:
- the mog gene encoding molybdopterin adenylyltransferase; the encoded protein is MTLSTITIGILTISDRASQGVYQDESGPAILAVLREYIANDWTPLMRLVPDEQPLIEAELRRLTDEDGCCLVVTTGGTGPAPRDVTPEATAAVCDKMLPGFGELMRAVSLQYVPTAILSRQTAGIRGRSLIVNLPGKPKSIRECLAAVFPAIPYCIDLIGGPYITGNPEHVTVFRPKT
- a CDS encoding polysaccharide biosynthesis/export family protein; translated protein: MLNRRHMLYLALWLLALPGLAGFSFAQETAPNPPSFPPVMPSPAVRATQVYTAPTGDYVIGPGDVVDIKVFKQPDLTGRFRVGDSGSVELLFIGKQQLAGLTESEAADLLRQELRKYLRQPEVSVTVTEFNSRLVTVIGAVRTPGRQPLRRAMRLLDVIALAGGLAEDSSRFVNVIRYVSKPAEEAQPALGAAPTPEPDEDVPPDVEILSINIDDIIAGNAKNNLLLQPGDIISVPRADVVYLAGNVRKPGPITARNPITVTQAIAMASGLAEGAKRNDIRLYRTVPGKLEREEIKISLAAIQSGKQKDLVLQANDVLYVPHSELRSAGTTVMRSLPTLVTSALIPLLTTAIIR
- a CDS encoding MFS transporter gives rise to the protein MRNIHDTTNFRALDPELMQDLLRAQEQDTPAPGSWQVLRHRALAWLLGAALLSNVGTWMQNTAQAWFIYETTRSAWYLGLNAFLMLSPLFLLTFPGGMVVDRFERRRVFLLASLLQILCTAWGTLLFVTGQPKVWWLLALSFGTGIGQAFANVAYVSLLPRLVPTREVPQATALNSLQLSVARMVGPLAAGGVLLMLGPAACYAANCLSFVLLLVVAGRVPEHPPEALAMDAFARITRPLRPLAELSLWQALAQEARQVRHYLKRRPGLVEVYVLCFVATFFGGCVPVLLPSHVREAWNGPAWLYTVLLGLYGLGTVLGSLYIAQRPKPVGGGRRALFLTGATGTALCIFALMPSPHTGALAIVATGGTLIALLSQLTALVQFGLVDEVRGRVMSLFLVTFQGGYALGGLAAGAIASRLSTTITILACGAAVGVAALGGWWLDSHLGKT